From the Lolium rigidum isolate FL_2022 chromosome 2, APGP_CSIRO_Lrig_0.1, whole genome shotgun sequence genome, one window contains:
- the LOC124691739 gene encoding uncharacterized protein LOC124691739, with product MFDSLLNSKFHNKCKHAIKCTRTRLDLVRRKKQAMVKFLRKDVADLITNGLESHAFGRMEELIVEMNQASNYDVIEQYCEYIAKQLNILQKQSECPHEALEPVSTLIFAAARYPDLPELCDLRHVFTERYGASIEPFVSSEFVQKLQNKSFTKEEKLLVMQDIIEELALPFNIKEIERKISGVPQNKKDLLKKGSFNGVEVEASGRNGHKVDKHAVLERKSKSIPEGRDRRQEVQIKPKDIHVVPDCVGQVGERSRKNYSDKPTEKKHMDNDVLPLDMKRRNGPTEVKKDEKKGGQSWRELMNAEELDLNGSKKQEVAAAKPLQREIKKIVPPYTELKDTEKKNGYHRSHMAGGTDHNWGHADLGLKTLGLEKQGSESASTLNGKTANKVPPYSKPYRAMSEKPSEDDNVGLYNQARHIGEFGQTVQDKQQMPEKKAANMRPPYVKPNTNMKSVHENPANEVAHGYRHNGSEATGHRRDGLAADDAPRPVSVRRKSAKPPVHGSPYDEVTNDEKMANQTPGGRTRRSAYDEATNDENMANQTPGGRTRRSSNRNGHHEDYERRKHSSRQNGSASGSDYQTEEDETDNAIDFGNLLPRAPSSHRKHRSRSAHPREGSSHDDEERMMDKLLRHYSKKGMEREEEHRTRTKSRTPRPRADHPADGNKERSSRDHPERAVSLPTESDSPVAKPKTPPPARSMSLQPDTTRGNVHPRMPDFDELAARISALKRA from the exons ATGTTTGACAGCCTGCTCAACTCCAAGTTCCACAACAAATG CAAGCACGCGATCAAATGCACCCGGACCCGGCTGGATCTGGTGCGGCGGAAGAAGCAGGCCATGGTCAAGTTCCTCAGGAAGGACGTCGCCGACCTCATCACCAACGGCCTTGAGTCGCACGCCTTCGGACGG ATGGAAGAACTGATTGTGGAGATGAACCAGGCGTCAAACTACGATGTCATCGAGCAGTATTGCGAGTACATAGCCAAGCAGCTCAACATCCTGCAGAAACAGAG TGAATGCCCTCACGAAGCCTTGGAACCTGTGTCAACTCTGATTTTCGCTGCTGCTAGATACCCTGACTTGCCTGAACTGTGTGACCTCCGACATGTATTCACAGAGAGATATGGGGCTTCCATTGAACCTTTTGTTAGCTCTGAG TTTGTTCAGAAGCTTCAGAACAAGTCATTTACTAAAGAGGAGAAGTTGCTAGTGATGCAAGACATTATTGAAGAATTGGCACTCCCATTTAATATCAAGGAAATCGAACGGAAGATATCTGGTGTACCTCAAAACAAAAAG GATCTTCTGAAGAAGGGTTCATTTAATGGTGTAGAGGTTGAAGCATCAGGGCGCAATGGGCACAAGGTAGATAAGCATGCTGTGCTTGAAAGGAAATCCAAATCCATACCTGAAGGGCGTGACCGGAGGCAGGAAGTTCAGATAAAGCCAAAAGATATTCATGTTGTTCCTGATTGTGTTGGTCAAGTTGGCGAGAGAAGCAGGAAGAACTATTCAGATAAACCTACGGAGAAGAAACATATGGATAATGATGTCCTTCCTTTGGACATGAAGCGAAGGAATGGTCCAACAGAGGTCAAGAAAGATGAGAAAAAGGGTGGTCAATCTTGGAGGGAACTGATGAATGCAGAGGAGTTGGATCTTAATGGCTCAAAGAAACAGGAGGTTGCTGCAGCAAAACCTCTTCAGAGAGAAATCAAGAAGATAGTTCCTCCATACACTGAACTAAAGGACACCGAGAAGAAAAATGGGTACCATCGATCCCACATGGCTGGTGGCACTGATCATAATTGGGGACATGCTGACTTGGGGCTTAAAACTCTGGGCCTGGAGAAGCAAGGAAGTGAGTCAGCTAGCACCTTGAACGGTAAAACAGCAAACAAAGTTCCTCCTTATTCTAAGCCATACAGAGCAATGAGTGAGAAGCCTTCTGAAGACGATAATGTTGGTTTGTATAATCAAGCACGTCATATAGGAGAGTTTGGACAGACGGTGCAAGATAAGCAGCAAATGCCAGAGAAGAAGGCAGCCAATATGCGGCCTCCCTATGTTAAGCCCAACACTAACATGAAATCAGTGCATGAAAATCCGGCAAATGAAGTTGCTCATGGGTACAGGCACAATGGTTCGGAAGCAACAGGTCACCGGAGAGATGGTCTGGCTGCTGATGATGCACCTCGGCCTGTCTCAGTCAGAAGGAAAAGCGCAAAGCCACCTGTACATGGTTCTCCATACGATGAAGTGACTAATGATGAAAAGATGGCAAACCAAACACCTGGTGGCCGAACAAGACGCTCAGCGTACGATGAAGCGACTAATGATGAAAATATGGCAAACCAAACACCTGGTGGCCGAACAAGACGCTCAAGCAACAGGAATGGTCACCATGAGGACTACGAACGACGAAAACACTCAAGCAGGCAGAATGGATCGGCAAGCGGCAGTGACTACCAAACGGAGGAAGATGAGACGGACAATGCGATTGACTTCGGCAATCTTCTGCCTCGAGCACCTAGCTCGCATCGGAAACACAGGAGCAGGAGTGCCCATCCCCGTGAAGGCAGCAGCCATGATGACGAGGAAAGGATGATGGACAAGCTTCTGAGGCACTACAGCAAGAAGGGCAtggagagggaggaggagcacAGGACAAGGACAAAATCCCGGACCCCTCGCCCTCGAGCCGATCACCCTGCTGATGGCAACAAAGAACGATCCAGCAGAGATCATCCTGAAAGAGCCGTATCTCTGCCCACGGAATCTGACTCCCCAGTTGCAAAGCCGAAgactcctcctcctgctcggtCCATGTCACTGCAGCCGGACACGACTAGGGGCAACGTGCACCCGAGAATGCCGGACTTTGACGAGCTGGCTGCACGAATCAGTGCTCTGAAGAGGGCGTGA
- the LOC124689718 gene encoding SNF1-related protein kinase regulatory subunit gamma-like PV42a, with the protein MIVESDPATGVARKHYIGMVNMLDILTHIAEAGHDDDAAAVGNGQAAPPEAIDLDSRMSVPVSSVIGHSLEGLTLWTFHPNTSLLDCMETFSKGVHRALVPLESSAENVVAVELVESAPVYRMLTQMDVVRFLRAHGAELGGVLSRTVRDLGAASEAVLAVANRTKVIEAIRTMRAGSLTAVPVVDAPVDAYILQDGRGKKVVETFSATDLRDCPVAQLRSWLGTTVAEFKKKVAEYRRDGSKPLDAATGVQATDDGDTGTTKPPRPREMVTCSMDSTLGEVIEKAAASHVHRLWVVDDGEEALLRGVVSLTDVLRVVREAALDEDRELQNFVVLE; encoded by the exons ATGATCGTCGAGTCCGACCCCGCCACCGGCGTCGCCCGCAAGCACTACATCGGCATGGTCAACATGCTCGACATCCTCACCCACATCGCCGAGGCCGGCCACGATGATGATGCTGCCGCCGTCGGGaatggccaggccgcgccgccggagGCCATCGACCTTGACAGCCGCATGTCCGTGCCGGTGTCCTCCGTCATTGGCCACTCCCTAGAGGGCCTCACCCTCTGGACGTTCCACCCAAACACAAG CCTGCTGGACTGCATGGAGACGTTCAGCAAGGGCGTGCACCGCGCGCTGGTGCCGCTGGAGAGCTCGGCGGAGaacgtggtggcggtggagctGGTGGAGTCCGCGCCCGTGTACAGGATGCTCACCCAGATGGACGTGGTAAGGTTCCTGCGCGCGCACGGCGCCGAGCTCGGCGGCGTCCTGTCGCGCACCGTCCGGGACCTCGGCGCGGCTAGCGAGGCCGTGCTCGCGGTGGCGAATCGCACCAAGGTGATCGAGGCCATCAGGACGATGCGGGCGGGGTCGCTCACCGCCGTCCCAGTCGTCGACGCCCCCGTTGACGCGTACATCCTGCAAGAC GGGAGAGGGAAGAAGGTGGTGGAGACGTTCTCGGCGACGGACCTGCGCGACTGCCCGGTGGCACAGCTGCGGTCGTGGTTGGGCACCACCGTGGCGGAGTTCAAGAAGAAGGTGGCCGAGTACCGGCGGGATGGCAGCAAGCCACTCGACGCGGCGACCGGCGTCCAGGCCACTGACGACGGCGATACCGGCACCACC AAGCCGCCGCGGCCGCGGGAGATGGTGACGTGCTCCATGGACAGCACGCTCGGGGAGGTGAtcgagaaggcggcggcgagccACGTGCACCGCCTGTGGgtcgtcgacgacggcgaggaggcaCTGCTGCGCGGGGTGGTGTCGCTGACCGACGTGCTCCGGGTGGTCAGGGAGGCCGCCCTCGACGAGGACCGGGAGCTGCAGAACTTTGTCGTGCTAGAGTAA